One Methylosinus sp. C49 DNA segment encodes these proteins:
- a CDS encoding glycosyltransferase family 4 protein, with protein MLSNVGVFHPGTQHSWQVARALQQNEALAWYATQIFYSPDRWPYRIERYLPEPLRSRLHAEFMRFHHPALKPEGVLTVGALEWVFRIAQRMGQRRLALALSRASNRNFGRKVADLIRETRPDIVWGFDTASLEVFEAAAQLGIPRILDKTIGDPRTYNRIISEVYEQFPAYFSSPDFKLDQSVIDRTDREYDLADIILAGSEHCRDAILDPCARPDLEDKISILPYCYDDVFFADAANSSRKKVELPVRFLFCGQAGPRKGIHLVLEAIERIPPSAASLTILGDIQIPDATFRRFADRVSVHSTVARSDVPRFMAEADCLLFPSYFEGAGLVLYEALAVGLGIIQSRSGDIVVKDDCGIRLDELTVECLYSAMCSIIDNTKKVDTWKLNSRTNVGKYQFIGYSKRIEALVRKKIFNTTEHII; from the coding sequence ATGTTGAGCAACGTCGGCGTCTTCCATCCGGGCACGCAACATTCTTGGCAGGTTGCGAGAGCCTTGCAGCAGAACGAAGCACTCGCCTGGTATGCGACGCAAATCTTCTATTCGCCGGATCGTTGGCCATATCGGATCGAGCGCTACCTGCCCGAGCCGTTGCGATCCCGGCTGCACGCCGAGTTTATGCGTTTCCACCACCCGGCCTTGAAGCCGGAAGGCGTATTGACCGTCGGCGCGCTGGAATGGGTGTTCCGTATCGCCCAGCGGATGGGCCAGCGGCGCCTGGCGCTCGCGCTGAGCCGCGCCAGCAACAGAAATTTCGGTCGCAAGGTCGCGGATTTGATCCGGGAAACGAGGCCGGACATCGTCTGGGGTTTCGACACGGCAAGTCTCGAGGTCTTCGAGGCGGCGGCCCAATTGGGAATACCCCGTATTCTCGACAAAACGATCGGCGATCCGCGCACTTACAACCGCATCATCAGCGAAGTATACGAGCAGTTCCCGGCCTATTTCAGTTCGCCCGACTTCAAGCTCGATCAGTCGGTCATTGATCGAACCGACCGCGAATACGACCTCGCGGACATCATCCTCGCCGGCAGCGAACATTGCCGCGACGCGATCCTCGATCCCTGCGCAAGGCCGGACCTCGAGGACAAGATCAGCATTTTGCCGTACTGCTACGACGACGTTTTCTTCGCCGACGCCGCCAACAGCTCGCGCAAGAAGGTCGAGCTGCCCGTGCGGTTCCTCTTTTGTGGTCAGGCCGGGCCCCGCAAAGGCATTCACCTCGTGCTCGAGGCGATTGAGCGTATCCCGCCGAGCGCGGCGAGCTTGACAATTCTCGGCGACATTCAGATTCCTGACGCGACGTTCAGGCGTTTTGCCGATCGCGTCTCTGTTCATTCGACTGTCGCGCGCTCCGATGTCCCGCGGTTCATGGCGGAGGCGGATTGCCTATTATTCCCGAGCTATTTCGAGGGGGCTGGACTGGTCCTTTATGAAGCGCTCGCTGTGGGTCTTGGGATTATTCAGTCACGCAGCGGAGATATTGTTGTCAAAGATGACTGTGGTATTAGGCTGGATGAACTGACGGTTGAATGTCTATATAGCGCGATGTGCAGTATAATAGACAACACGAAAAAGGTCGATACATGGAAGTTAAATTCACGAACAAACGTGGGAAAGTATCAATTTATTGGCTACTCAAAAAGAATAGAGGCGCTTGTCAGAAAAAAGATATTTAATACGACTGAGCATATCATATAA
- a CDS encoding lipopolysaccharide biosynthesis protein, with the protein MQIAVLPILVNKWGPAVYGVWALYFTVPSYLGLSDFGFATAAATRMTIEAAQGDYAQARTVYQSVWIVILCITAFIGCLSATAVALAPDDIIANAFMSASDARVILLLLLLYGLLLIPGGVLQAGFRSAGLYATGVMCNSITGLVEGAVVAGAVLAGGGLLEAAVAYLVCRLAGVFATWSILSSKAPWLWLGFREASRSEVEELFRPAIAVMPIPAAQTAFLQGTTLVLAMAGSTAAVTSFVAVRTMTRFITQAVGMVNHAILPEFSVVATREDRKGLAFFVWGTIASSLAIATPAAIVFGLFGQHIVTLWTRGALEPSNELVLVLTANALVYALWQPLSNLLLAVNRQAAYSYVYLAVALMAVVGAYPMSLWMGNVGAGLATLMLELAMTAFVAPLIWRVFLLPSPVEFLKSSFHAGRSVG; encoded by the coding sequence GTGCAGATCGCCGTGCTCCCGATCCTGGTCAACAAATGGGGTCCGGCCGTTTACGGTGTTTGGGCTCTCTATTTCACAGTTCCGTCCTATCTGGGACTAAGCGATTTCGGCTTCGCGACAGCCGCCGCCACAAGGATGACAATCGAAGCCGCGCAGGGCGACTATGCCCAAGCCAGAACAGTCTATCAAAGCGTTTGGATCGTAATTCTCTGCATCACAGCCTTTATCGGATGTCTGTCGGCGACCGCTGTCGCATTGGCTCCGGACGATATTATCGCAAACGCTTTCATGTCTGCTTCGGACGCGCGCGTAATACTGCTTCTGCTTCTGCTTTACGGGTTGCTGCTCATCCCGGGAGGCGTTCTACAGGCCGGCTTTCGGTCGGCGGGATTGTATGCGACCGGCGTTATGTGCAATTCGATTACAGGGCTGGTGGAAGGAGCAGTCGTCGCCGGCGCGGTTCTGGCGGGCGGCGGCTTACTCGAGGCGGCGGTCGCTTATCTCGTTTGCCGGCTGGCGGGCGTATTTGCGACTTGGTCGATCCTATCCTCGAAGGCGCCGTGGCTCTGGCTCGGTTTTCGAGAGGCGAGCCGGTCCGAGGTCGAAGAACTCTTCAGACCGGCGATCGCGGTAATGCCGATTCCGGCGGCGCAAACGGCCTTCCTGCAGGGAACGACGCTCGTTCTCGCAATGGCTGGATCAACCGCCGCCGTGACCAGTTTCGTCGCCGTGCGAACGATGACGCGTTTCATCACTCAGGCGGTGGGGATGGTGAACCATGCCATCTTGCCGGAATTTTCGGTCGTCGCCACGCGCGAGGATCGGAAGGGGCTCGCATTTTTCGTGTGGGGAACAATTGCGAGCAGTCTCGCCATTGCGACGCCGGCGGCGATCGTCTTCGGACTGTTCGGCCAGCATATCGTCACGCTATGGACGCGCGGCGCCCTCGAACCCTCGAACGAGCTCGTCCTTGTGCTCACGGCGAACGCGCTCGTCTATGCATTGTGGCAGCCGCTGTCCAATCTGCTTCTCGCGGTGAACCGCCAAGCGGCCTATTCCTATGTTTACCTCGCCGTCGCGTTGATGGCGGTCGTTGGCGCCTATCCGATGTCGCTCTGGATGGGGAATGTCGGCGCTGGCCTCGCGACGCTCATGCTAGAGCTGGCGATGACGGCGTTCGTCGCGCCCTTGATCTGGCGAGTTTTCCTGTTGCCTTCGCCGGTCGAGTTTCTGAAATCGAGCTTTCACGCGGGTCGGAGTGTAGGGTAG
- a CDS encoding glycosyltransferase family 4 protein — translation MTFKVDIWHNILWSKYKGAVFGEVHREAVRRGIEARFFQIAETENDRRGLGEADRRYHKYPYDLIWDGSYQDIPIFRLVGNLFLRVLRSDADLVVIAGYHKIEYWAQLIAARLVRKKVMVFCDSTYFDNPRHPIKDFLKKTFFRHCDGFFSYGQRSMQYLVSYGVPTHKIFLRCQAAALTQDYDPQIALDRRIAALRRGANPVILYVGRLAPEKNLPLLLQAFGALAKDDPRSTLKLVGEGPERKALELAAESMALSARVVFAGGLSGQQLFDEYVNAACLVLPSSSEPWGLVVNEALSYGCPVVVSDHCGCAPDLVLEGTTGFRFSTFDVASLEAKLRAALAPGFANDGVARACVQLMGNFTPERAASAIVAGLERVAERTAQEAALSQR, via the coding sequence ATGACATTCAAAGTCGACATCTGGCACAATATACTGTGGTCTAAATATAAGGGCGCCGTTTTCGGCGAGGTGCATCGCGAGGCCGTTCGGCGTGGAATCGAGGCGCGGTTTTTCCAGATTGCGGAGACAGAAAACGATCGACGCGGTCTCGGGGAGGCTGATCGTCGCTATCATAAATATCCCTATGATTTGATATGGGACGGCTCATACCAGGATATCCCGATATTTCGGCTGGTGGGGAACCTGTTCCTCCGCGTTTTACGATCCGACGCAGATCTCGTCGTGATCGCGGGCTACCATAAAATCGAATATTGGGCGCAACTTATCGCCGCCCGTCTGGTCCGCAAGAAGGTCATGGTGTTTTGTGACTCGACTTACTTCGATAATCCGCGCCATCCGATCAAAGATTTCCTGAAAAAGACCTTCTTTCGACATTGTGACGGATTCTTTTCCTATGGCCAACGTAGCATGCAGTATTTGGTGAGTTATGGCGTGCCGACGCATAAAATTTTCCTTCGCTGTCAGGCGGCCGCGCTCACGCAGGACTACGATCCGCAAATTGCGCTCGACAGGCGTATCGCGGCTCTTCGTCGTGGCGCGAATCCAGTGATACTGTATGTCGGCCGCTTGGCGCCGGAGAAGAACCTGCCGTTGCTGCTGCAAGCGTTCGGCGCACTCGCGAAAGACGATCCGCGCTCGACTTTGAAGCTCGTCGGCGAGGGGCCTGAACGCAAGGCGCTGGAACTGGCCGCCGAATCCATGGCGCTGTCGGCGCGGGTGGTGTTTGCCGGCGGGCTGAGCGGACAGCAGCTGTTCGATGAGTATGTCAACGCCGCGTGCCTCGTTCTTCCAAGCTCCAGCGAGCCTTGGGGGCTCGTTGTCAATGAGGCGCTCAGCTATGGTTGCCCTGTGGTGGTAAGCGACCATTGCGGCTGCGCGCCGGATCTGGTGCTGGAGGGCACGACGGGCTTTCGTTTCTCGACCTTCGACGTCGCCAGTCTCGAAGCGAAGCTCCGCGCAGCGCTCGCGCCCGGCTTCGCTAATGACGGGGTTGCGCGTGCATGTGTGCAATTGATGGGCAATTTCACCCCGGAGCGAGCGGCGTCGGCGATCGTGGCGGGATTGGAACGTGTTGCAGAGCGAACCGCGCAGGAAGCGGCGCTCAGTCAGCGATGA
- a CDS encoding glycosyltransferase family 4 protein, giving the protein MTNIVFIGQLPPPVNGLTFITRQLAQRIEAGGHRLVVKNTTSSVKTRGFIFHASRAIKTFAAILCLLLQARRADHCYSTAEGGLGLMYTLALVVSARLLRYRIYLHHHSYSYINKWRPLMAGVMRAAGPDAVHLCLSLRMCEQLAATYQTRLKAVVVSNAGFISVNSDCSHAPRHDAIRIGLLSNLNAQKGLYIFLEILRAAKLRNLPIVGVLAGPITQSADNLLLESLREELSGVLDYRGAIYGESKEAFFRDVDVFVFPSYYVNEAQPTVVYEALANGTPVIASHRGCISDQIGAAGYILTSQDSFVTEALAIIVSLHESRESLDRMRALALKQFEKERDASNVVIANLFDALPEHVMPRKQGAVSA; this is encoded by the coding sequence ATGACAAATATTGTATTTATCGGTCAGCTACCCCCGCCGGTTAATGGACTCACATTCATTACAAGGCAACTCGCGCAACGTATCGAGGCCGGCGGCCATCGACTTGTTGTCAAAAATACAACGAGCAGCGTAAAGACTCGAGGCTTTATATTCCACGCTTCTAGAGCTATCAAGACATTTGCGGCTATCTTGTGCCTGTTGCTTCAGGCAAGGCGCGCCGACCATTGTTATTCAACGGCAGAAGGCGGCCTTGGGCTTATGTATACTCTAGCTCTTGTCGTTTCTGCGCGGCTTTTGAGATACCGTATCTACCTCCACCATCACAGCTACAGTTATATTAACAAGTGGCGGCCTCTTATGGCAGGCGTTATGCGAGCCGCGGGGCCGGATGCCGTACATTTATGTCTCTCTTTGAGAATGTGCGAACAACTGGCGGCAACCTATCAGACCCGTTTGAAAGCGGTTGTCGTTTCAAACGCAGGCTTCATTTCTGTAAATAGTGATTGTTCGCACGCGCCTCGACATGACGCGATTCGGATAGGCCTTCTCAGCAATCTCAACGCTCAAAAAGGTCTTTACATATTTCTGGAGATTCTTCGCGCGGCCAAACTCCGTAATCTGCCGATCGTCGGGGTATTGGCTGGGCCGATCACGCAGAGCGCGGACAATTTGCTTCTCGAATCGCTCAGAGAAGAGTTGAGCGGCGTTCTGGATTATCGAGGAGCGATTTACGGCGAGTCAAAGGAAGCATTTTTTCGAGATGTCGATGTTTTTGTATTTCCGAGTTACTATGTTAACGAGGCGCAGCCGACTGTTGTGTACGAAGCTTTGGCTAATGGGACGCCGGTCATTGCAAGCCATCGCGGTTGCATCAGCGATCAGATCGGCGCCGCTGGCTATATCCTGACAAGCCAGGATAGCTTCGTCACCGAAGCGCTGGCCATTATTGTAAGCCTGCATGAAAGTCGGGAGAGCCTGGACCGAATGCGCGCGCTCGCGCTGAAACAGTTCGAAAAAGAGCGCGACGCGTCCAACGTTGTGATCGCCAATTTATTCGATGCTCTTCCAGAACATGTAATGCCTCGAAAGCAAGGCGCTGTGTCTGCATGA
- a CDS encoding WcaF family extracellular polysaccharide biosynthesis acetyltransferase: MDRDATRTTFWLRQREFAIAVGVAHGMDMMPEFQDLSRFRVPSGYRARGGLVVLLWQLVQATLFGMSPQPFYAWRRTLLRLFGAKVGSEVRVRPTARVTYPWKVQIGEWSWIGDHVELYSLDCITIGCHVVVSQGSYLCTGSHDHRDVSFSYKNSPIVLEDQTWIASDVFVGPGVTVGRAAVVGARSTVLRNIDKETIAFGSPAMPRGKRMRDD; this comes from the coding sequence ATGGATCGCGACGCCACTCGAACAACCTTTTGGTTGCGGCAAAGGGAATTTGCGATTGCTGTGGGGGTAGCGCACGGTATGGATATGATGCCTGAGTTTCAGGATCTGTCACGCTTTCGCGTTCCTTCGGGCTATCGAGCGCGAGGCGGTCTAGTAGTGCTGCTCTGGCAGCTCGTTCAGGCAACTTTGTTCGGGATGTCGCCACAACCCTTTTATGCTTGGCGTCGTACTTTGTTGCGTCTCTTCGGCGCAAAAGTCGGTAGCGAGGTAAGGGTGCGGCCCACGGCTCGTGTGACGTACCCTTGGAAGGTCCAGATCGGCGAGTGGTCGTGGATCGGCGACCACGTTGAACTTTATAGTCTCGATTGCATCACCATCGGGTGCCATGTCGTCGTTTCGCAGGGGTCTTATCTTTGTACTGGGTCGCACGATCATCGTGATGTCTCATTCTCCTATAAAAATTCTCCAATAGTCCTAGAAGATCAGACGTGGATCGCGAGTGATGTGTTTGTTGGCCCAGGCGTGACCGTTGGAAGAGCCGCGGTCGTCGGCGCGCGCAGCACCGTTTTACGCAATATTGACAAAGAGACCATTGCGTTCGGTTCACCGGCGATGCCACGAGGAAAACGCATGCGGGATGACTAG
- a CDS encoding WcaI family glycosyltransferase — protein MIHAINFMPELIGCGKYTTELARYLESRGHEIEVVTAPPHYPGWFVRAPYRGGVYATEFVGSIRVTRCPIALRAGAPGLWRLLAPLSFAVSAAPVVAWRIISFRPDVVICIEPTLMSAPVALLAAKLVGARSLLHVQDLEVDAAFEVGPLKGGAVRKLANGVERWLLDGFDKIITISRKMNEALVVKRLSSEKISVLRNWVDITAISPAPKACSPFREELALPANAFVVLYAGNLGPKQALEILIEAARRLASEHDLYCVVAGAGPMREALQRQSADLPNVRFLPIQPVERMNELLALADLHVLPQSKGAADLVLPSKLGGMLASGRPIIATADPDTELHDLLSDIALLTPSGDSEALADGILAARELDWTRRVERGLRLVETMSAQTLLPQYEALLFGG, from the coding sequence TTGATCCATGCCATCAATTTCATGCCGGAATTGATTGGGTGTGGAAAATACACGACCGAGTTGGCTCGGTATCTCGAATCGAGAGGCCACGAGATCGAGGTCGTCACCGCTCCGCCTCACTATCCTGGCTGGTTCGTGCGCGCGCCTTACCGTGGGGGCGTTTATGCAACGGAGTTCGTCGGGTCTATCCGAGTGACGCGATGTCCGATCGCGTTGAGGGCAGGGGCTCCCGGTCTGTGGCGACTATTGGCTCCGTTGAGTTTCGCTGTGTCTGCGGCGCCGGTGGTCGCGTGGCGGATCATTTCCTTCCGACCGGATGTCGTGATTTGTATCGAACCGACGCTGATGTCCGCGCCGGTGGCCCTGTTGGCGGCAAAGCTCGTCGGAGCGCGTAGCCTGCTCCATGTTCAAGACCTCGAAGTGGATGCGGCATTCGAGGTCGGTCCCCTGAAAGGCGGCGCCGTTCGGAAGCTCGCAAATGGCGTCGAGCGGTGGCTCTTGGACGGGTTCGACAAAATTATCACGATTTCCCGCAAGATGAACGAGGCGCTGGTCGTCAAACGACTATCGTCGGAAAAAATATCGGTTTTGCGGAATTGGGTCGACATCACGGCTATTTCGCCCGCGCCCAAGGCTTGTAGTCCTTTTCGTGAGGAACTCGCTCTACCGGCGAACGCTTTCGTCGTGCTCTACGCCGGCAACCTGGGTCCCAAACAGGCGCTGGAGATCCTGATCGAGGCGGCGCGAAGGCTCGCATCGGAACATGATCTATATTGCGTCGTCGCGGGCGCTGGTCCTATGCGTGAGGCGCTGCAACGACAATCTGCCGACCTCCCCAATGTTCGCTTCCTACCAATTCAACCGGTAGAGAGAATGAATGAATTGCTCGCTCTCGCCGATTTGCATGTGTTGCCGCAGTCGAAGGGGGCCGCCGACCTCGTCCTGCCATCCAAGCTCGGCGGGATGTTGGCGAGCGGCCGCCCTATCATCGCAACCGCCGATCCCGATACGGAGTTGCACGACCTACTTTCGGACATCGCGCTGTTGACGCCCTCCGGCGATAGTGAAGCGCTCGCCGACGGCATACTGGCTGCTCGCGAGCTCGATTGGACGCGACGCGTTGAAAGAGGATTGCGCCTCGTCGAAACCATGAGCGCGCAAACGCTGCTGCCGCAATATGAAGCATTGCTCTTCGGTGGGTGA
- a CDS encoding transcription termination/antitermination NusG family protein yields MDGGDKARLREDIELAPGERWYLAHTLPHKETSVEQRLRVQGFRHFMPRRIKTVRHARRMRNVLAPVFPRYIFVALDLDRDRWRSVNGTIGIATLFMAQDRPLPVPYGVVETLIQSSNDRGQLRFEHNLQLGQKVRLISGPFSEALGLLERLDDSGRIEVLLEIMGGHVRAKLRREQVEPLG; encoded by the coding sequence ATGGATGGCGGCGACAAAGCTCGTCTCAGGGAAGACATAGAGCTGGCTCCGGGAGAGCGCTGGTACCTCGCGCATACGCTGCCGCATAAGGAGACATCGGTAGAGCAGCGCCTGAGAGTGCAAGGGTTTCGTCATTTCATGCCGCGGCGGATCAAAACAGTTCGTCATGCGCGACGAATGCGCAATGTGCTCGCGCCTGTGTTTCCGCGCTACATTTTCGTGGCGCTCGATCTCGATCGCGACCGATGGCGTAGTGTCAACGGCACGATCGGGATAGCGACTCTCTTTATGGCGCAGGATCGTCCGCTGCCCGTGCCTTACGGCGTCGTCGAAACGCTGATCCAATCCTCCAACGATCGCGGCCAGCTTCGCTTCGAACATAATTTGCAGCTTGGTCAAAAAGTCAGGCTCATCAGCGGTCCATTTTCCGAGGCGCTCGGCCTGCTCGAACGCCTGGACGACTCGGGTCGCATAGAGGTGTTGCTCGAAATTATGGGCGGACATGTTCGCGCAAAGCTCAGACGCGAACAGGTCGAACCGCTCGGATGA
- a CDS encoding polysaccharide biosynthesis tyrosine autokinase: protein MHGQISKALTQVNSDGGESDAIDLRQLQDFFWRRWKVVVATAIVVMAVAFLALLMVTPRFTATAQILLEPRKEKIFGAEQILPELNLETSNVDSQVSVIQSINLLRRVVEKEKLTQDKEFGQSQKLGLFGFLTGLFSSSEPAGKVEAQAADQIPPDVLASIQRLRNALEVQRVNRTFVLSISVTSEDPAKAVRLTNAVADAFVVDRLDARYDAAKRASSWLTERMESLRETLRQSEEAVADFRKEHNLVTTNADAKVTISEQQLSELNGKLIAARAETAEKRAKYEQVAQVMQKGGNLQAIPDVVRSTVIADLRKQQAEVARKEADLSTRYDVQHPMLINTRAEKRDIERSIAAEVQRILTNLKNDYDVAKSREESLDASLKRVTGETGIDGGVGVRLRELERINAANKTLFENFLSRAKITQEQSTFEENEARVISPAIRPGAPSFPKKGLVLSLAGVVGLLIGIGGAVALDMLNSGFLSSREIEEKLGTPVLASLPLLSAKDREVDGKTLEPARYVIAKPLSRYAESIRNIRVGIQMADVDNPAKVILVTSSFPSEGKSTLAQSLAWSAVKAGMRVMLIDGDLRHPSISKQFGAEAKPGLVDFLTSAVPLEQAVIRLDDLTVLPAGSKSQNPPDLLGSERMRQLSEKLRDLFDYIVVDSPPVGPVIDAKVLASLADKVVFSVRWRMTPRETVAEHIQYFMQHHKLAGAALSLVDESQAPRYGAYSQYYGKYYKKYYQN, encoded by the coding sequence ATGCATGGCCAGATTTCCAAGGCGTTGACGCAAGTGAACTCGGATGGCGGAGAGAGCGACGCCATCGATCTGCGCCAATTGCAGGACTTTTTCTGGCGCCGTTGGAAGGTGGTCGTCGCGACGGCCATCGTCGTGATGGCGGTAGCCTTCCTCGCGCTGCTGATGGTCACGCCGCGTTTCACGGCGACAGCGCAGATCCTTCTCGAGCCACGGAAAGAGAAAATCTTCGGCGCGGAGCAAATCTTGCCGGAACTCAATCTCGAGACCTCCAATGTCGACAGTCAGGTCTCGGTCATCCAGTCGATCAACCTGCTTCGACGAGTCGTCGAGAAGGAGAAGCTGACGCAGGATAAGGAGTTCGGACAGTCGCAGAAGTTGGGGCTTTTCGGCTTCCTCACAGGACTTTTTTCGTCTTCCGAACCGGCAGGCAAGGTCGAGGCTCAAGCCGCCGATCAGATTCCTCCGGATGTGTTGGCCTCGATCCAACGGTTGCGGAACGCGCTCGAGGTCCAGCGCGTCAACAGGACCTTTGTCCTCTCTATTTCGGTTACCTCCGAGGATCCGGCAAAGGCGGTTCGTTTGACCAATGCCGTCGCCGACGCCTTCGTCGTCGATCGGCTCGACGCACGCTACGACGCCGCCAAACGCGCCTCCAGTTGGCTCACCGAGCGCATGGAGTCGTTGCGCGAAACATTGCGACAATCGGAAGAGGCGGTCGCCGACTTCCGCAAGGAGCATAATCTCGTCACCACCAATGCGGACGCCAAGGTTACTATTTCCGAGCAGCAACTGTCGGAACTGAATGGAAAGCTCATTGCCGCTCGCGCCGAAACCGCCGAGAAGCGCGCCAAATATGAGCAGGTCGCTCAAGTGATGCAGAAGGGCGGCAATTTGCAGGCCATCCCTGACGTCGTCCGTTCGACCGTGATCGCCGATCTTCGCAAGCAGCAGGCCGAGGTCGCGAGGAAGGAGGCCGATCTCTCCACACGCTACGATGTTCAGCACCCGATGCTGATCAACACGCGCGCGGAAAAGCGGGACATCGAGCGCTCGATCGCTGCGGAGGTGCAGCGTATTCTGACGAATCTGAAGAATGATTACGACGTCGCGAAATCCCGCGAGGAATCGCTCGACGCGAGCTTGAAGCGGGTCACGGGCGAGACGGGCATAGACGGCGGCGTCGGCGTGAGGCTGCGCGAGCTCGAGCGAATAAACGCCGCGAACAAGACGCTGTTCGAGAATTTTTTGTCCCGCGCCAAGATCACTCAAGAGCAATCGACATTCGAGGAGAACGAGGCCAGGGTCATTTCTCCGGCGATCAGGCCTGGAGCGCCTTCCTTTCCGAAAAAGGGGCTCGTTCTGTCTCTCGCAGGAGTCGTCGGCCTTCTGATCGGGATCGGCGGCGCCGTCGCTCTCGATATGCTGAATTCCGGATTCCTCTCGTCGCGCGAGATCGAGGAAAAGCTCGGAACGCCTGTCCTCGCGTCACTTCCATTGCTGAGCGCCAAGGATCGCGAAGTGGACGGAAAAACTCTGGAGCCGGCGCGCTATGTCATCGCCAAGCCGCTGTCTCGCTACGCCGAGTCGATCCGTAACATAAGGGTCGGCATACAAATGGCCGACGTCGACAATCCGGCCAAGGTGATTCTCGTGACCTCCTCCTTCCCGAGCGAAGGGAAGTCGACGCTCGCCCAGTCGCTCGCCTGGTCCGCTGTGAAAGCGGGAATGCGCGTCATGCTGATCGACGGGGATCTGCGCCATCCATCCATCAGCAAGCAGTTCGGCGCGGAGGCGAAGCCGGGACTCGTGGATTTCTTGACGAGCGCCGTTCCGTTGGAGCAAGCTGTCATTCGTCTCGATGACCTCACGGTTTTGCCGGCTGGTTCGAAATCGCAGAATCCGCCGGATCTCCTAGGGTCGGAGCGCATGCGCCAGCTCAGCGAAAAGCTGCGGGATCTCTTCGACTACATTGTCGTCGATTCACCGCCGGTCGGTCCGGTCATCGATGCGAAGGTCTTGGCCAGCCTCGCCGATAAGGTGGTCTTTTCCGTAAGGTGGCGAATGACTCCGCGGGAGACCGTGGCGGAACATATCCAATATTTTATGCAGCATCATAAGCTCGCCGGCGCCGCCTTGAGCCTAGTGGACGAGAGTCAGGCGCCGAGATATGGCGCCTATAGTCAGTACTATGGGAAATATTACAAGAAATACTACCAGAATTGA